The window GTTGTTTTGAAAAACACTTCAATGTCCCATCTCATTCCATAAATTCTGATGATTTCTTGGTCACTTAGCGTACAGTCTGTACTCAGAATCGCTAACCATTCGCTCTTTTTATTACGGTTTTGAACGAATACCATTTTAACTACAACTCCATTGGCTTGGGTAGTATGAATGGAGCGAAGAATCCCTTTTTTTCCTTGAATAGGTGCTGCCAAACGATAGAGTTCCTTTAAGCTGACACGCTTATCATCTACAAGGTAACGTTGTTTTAAATTTTTAACCATGCCAATTACATCAAGCCCCTGCTCTTTGATGTTCTTAATAAGTGGTTGATGGGTAAACCAAGTATCCATCAACACATATGAAGCATCAATCCCAGCGTTCAATGCACGTTGAATCATATAAGGAATTTGCTCTGGAGCAGTTTGTAAGGCTTCAAGACGGCGTTTGTAGCCGGTGCTTCTCTTGTCGATTTTACTTGATATTCCGTTAATTTGGCTTATTTTAGAGCTCAATAAAGAAAAGTCCACAGGAATGAACGTTGCACCATCTGACCAACCAAGGGTAAGCATACGGAAGCCTTTATAAAAGCGCATTTTTTGAGAGGCATGATCAAAACAACGAGCTAGTAATTCGACGGATTTACTACGATTTCGATCATAAGAAGAATCATCTAATACTAGGACCTTCGGTCTTTCATGATTCGAGAGTTTCGTTACTTTTCCAATTGTGTGAACACTAAGAAACAGTAAAAATCTACGCCACGCAAAGGTGGACTGATTCAAGAAACGATAGACGGAGTCCTTAGCAGGAAAATCGGCAGATTTTCTACTTTCAAGCGTCCGATACCAATTCTTATTTTCAAAGATCAAACAAAAAATTAATTGAAAAAGATAACCACAAGAAAAGCCCAGAGACTTTGTAATACCAGCTTTTCTTAGATGCTTTAGTACTTGTAATTCTTTAAATGTGGATGTTAGTTCATTTGGTAGTTGCTTATTTTGACCATTGTTCGATATCATATAGGAGGCACCTCTTCTGTATGGTATTGTGATTCTCGACAAATCAACTATACCAAACGAAGAGGTGCTTTTTCATGCCTATATTTAAGGGCAAGTACTTTATTTCAACAACTCCGAGCTTTACAGACATTTAAGCTTAGCACATTTTTCTGGGTGCGAAAGTTGAGTTATTAATAAATAGGCTGTTCAATAGGTCTGTTGATTTCCGTTCCAGACGCTTCGCTTTCCGCGGGGCGGGCGGTGAGCCTCCTCGGCGCTTAAGCGCCTGCGGGGTCTCACCTGTCCCGCTGCTCCCGCAGGAGTCTTCGCGTCTTCCACTCCAATCAACAGGGCGGTTCCAATACAGACCTTCCACTCAACCAATAAATAATAAAAATAAGTGGCGAAATCAATGTTAAGCCAAAAGAGTCTAGCTAAAGTGAATATGAATTTGTGTCTATTGATGAATTAGTCCCAGACAATCACCTTCTTCGCTTGATTGCAAATATATCGATTTTTCGTTTCTACTTGAAAAGGTCCGTCCTTATTATAGCGATGATAACGGATGCCCTACTGATCCCCTTATTCTTTTTACAATGATGTTTATTGGTTATCTTTATGGCATTCGTTCTGAACGATAATTAGAAAGAGAAATAAGGACAAACGTCGCCTTCCGCTGGTTTTTAGGTTTGAAATTCAAGGAACCAGTTCATATCACTCTTCGATTAGTTTTATTCGTCAACACCGTTTTAAGGATACAAATATTTTTCAAGAGCTTTTTGATGAGATTGTTCTTCTAGCGATAAATCATAAGATGGTTGGCGGACGTGTTTTATTTACAGATTCTACACACTTAAAGGCAAAAGCAAATAAACACAAGTTTACAAAACAAGAAGTGGAAGTGAATACTCGGGAATATTTTGATGACTTAAGCAAGGCAATAGAAGAGGATAGAATCAAACACGGCAAAAAGCCATTAAAAGAAAAGGTAAAAGTTGTAACACGACATGTTTGGGAGCAACACAAGGAAAAGGTAAGGTTAAATCGCTTATCTAAATCAGGAAAAATGCTTTATAAATTTAGAAAAGAAAAAATTGAGCGATGCTTCGCAGACTCAAAAGAGCTCCATGTGCTTCCCTACTGCCGGTTACGGGGATTGAAGAATGTAAGTGAACAGGCTCTCCTTACTGCAGCCTGCCAAAAAACAAAAAAATTGCAACACATTTTGTCAGGTTGGATAAGGTGTGTTGCAATTCTTTAGGTTGATTTGCCCTCTGTTGATTGGAGCGGAAGGTGCGAAGACTCCTGCGGGAGCAGCGGGACAGGTGAGACCCCACAGGAGCGTTAGCGACGAGGAGGCTCACCGCCCGCCCCGCGGAAAGCGAAGCACCTGGAGCGGAGATCAACAGGTCCTTAGCATAGACAATCTCATATTAAAAATCGGCATTTAATGTTCTGACAAAATGAAAAATTGCCGAGAAAATAACCTTTTTCGACAATCTGAATGCATCTTCACTGGATGCATTCCCTCTTATTCTATAACGATTCTCCAACACCAGAGCTTTGTGCTAAATAAGCATTTATTTTTTTCACTAGCTCTTTGTATTCTGTTTTTTCCGGCTTCAATTTTAATGCCTTTTGAGCATACTCTTTTGCTTTTTCTAGTTGTTGTTCATTTATACAGACAAGCGCCAAATTGTAATAAGCTTCATCAAAACTCGAATCGATTTTTATGACTTCCAGTAGATGGTCTTTCGCCTCATTCTCCATCCCTTTTTTGATTTCAACGTAGGAAAGAAGAAATAATAGTTCAGCAGATTTCTCCCCATTATCTTGGACATCCTTAAGCACGGTATATGCTTGGTCGTAATCCCCATTTTCAACATAGGTTTGAGCCAATACAAAGCTTGAATGAGTATCAACAGCTTTAGTTGAATCTCCATATCCTAATTGAAGGAAACCAAATACTGCAGCCAAGCTGATAACTAAAAATGCTGTTTGTAAAAGTGGTTTTTTCCCTTTTGGAAAATAGAGAATTCCGGATGCAAGAAATCCACCAATCAATCCACCTATATGTCCTGCATTATCGATTCCTTGCATGGAAAACCCAAAAGCAAGATTAAGACCGATTACGACCAGGATATTCATTCCCATAGTTCGGAAAAATAACTTTGGATAAATAAGACCAAAATATAGTAACGCACCAAAACAGCCAAAAATGGCCCCACTTGCCCCTGCTGATAAATTAGCACTAAAAGCAAAGCTCGCTAATACTCCTGTAAAACCGGCAAACAAATAAATTAAAATAAAGCGAAAATTCCCATAAATCCTCTCAACCAAGGGTCCTATATAATATAATGCAATTGAATTCATAATTAAATGCAAGAAACCTATATGGATGAAAATAGGGGTCAAGAACCGCCACCATTGACCTTCAATAATTAACGGGTTAAACTTCGCACCAAACTTAATAAGGGTAGTTGAATTAGTGCTTCCCCCGTTTAACTCCATTACAAGTAAAACCGCAATTTGGATTACTAACAAAATATATGTAAAAAATGGCTTTCCATTCTCAAATATTGCCTTTTCTTTTTTCAACTTATTAGCGGAATGAGATATGGCAATTTGCTTAAGGAAGCTAATATCCTGTTCATCATATTCCTTTTCTAATGCAATCGGAATTTGATAACCGAGACAGTCACTTAGTCCTTTTAGCGAGTTGGATAATTGATTT of the Bacillus sp. 1NLA3E genome contains:
- a CDS encoding IS4 family transposase codes for the protein MISNNGQNKQLPNELTSTFKELQVLKHLRKAGITKSLGFSCGYLFQLIFCLIFENKNWYRTLESRKSADFPAKDSVYRFLNQSTFAWRRFLLFLSVHTIGKVTKLSNHERPKVLVLDDSSYDRNRSKSVELLARCFDHASQKMRFYKGFRMLTLGWSDGATFIPVDFSLLSSKISQINGISSKIDKRSTGYKRRLEALQTAPEQIPYMIQRALNAGIDASYVLMDTWFTHQPLIKNIKEQGLDVIGMVKNLKQRYLVDDKRVSLKELYRLAAPIQGKKGILRSIHTTQANGVVVKMVFVQNRNKKSEWLAILSTDCTLSDQEIIRIYGMRWDIEVFFKTTKSLLKLQKEFQGRSYDSLISHTTIVFARYIVLAWQNRCSTDQRTLGGMFYELCDEISDLDWAIALQQLIELLEDTLKESNKKIQKLIKSQLQQWIAGLPNYIKAYLPISVCES
- a CDS encoding rhomboid family protein — encoded protein: MDFQEDYLFWRLADFLIINQDYRLVQMASNDQELWLENVSNKQAQLIRIVRRNLDWSNSLQRDIEIISSVGERFRKRYLRGELHLINIYVTPYPPVDDYQFLIDKPYLNQESNKTIITTTLLESNQLSNSLKGLSDCLGYQIPIALEKEYDEQDISFLKQIAISHSANKLKKEKAIFENGKPFFTYILLVIQIAVLLVMELNGGSTNSTTLIKFGAKFNPLIIEGQWWRFLTPIFIHIGFLHLIMNSIALYYIGPLVERIYGNFRFILIYLFAGFTGVLASFAFSANLSAGASGAIFGCFGALLYFGLIYPKLFFRTMGMNILVVIGLNLAFGFSMQGIDNAGHIGGLIGGFLASGILYFPKGKKPLLQTAFLVISLAAVFGFLQLGYGDSTKAVDTHSSFVLAQTYVENGDYDQAYTVLKDVQDNGEKSAELLFLLSYVEIKKGMENEAKDHLLEVIKIDSSFDEAYYNLALVCINEQQLEKAKEYAQKALKLKPEKTEYKELVKKINAYLAQSSGVGESL